The following proteins come from a genomic window of Geomonas sp. RF6:
- a CDS encoding chemotaxis protein CheA, producing MNPLLEQFLSESREALQGIGEKLMQLEKDPGSTLLMTELFRIVHTLKGNSGLFDFPELTRVLHAGEDLMDAVRDGKVDFSLQLADLLLDAMDFVGMLCDEIEREGSYGPAYGPDSARLSEMLRQMIGGSDEGAAECSAEQGAEKEGVTLLDLPQEMRDAALGAAASGAALHLITYTPVEECFFQGDDPFYQARQTPGIIFGKIAARKEWPPLGELDAYSCQLDFHVLSSAPLEELREYYRYVSDQLHITPVRLLEERGAGSAEEGDDPLLQRERDAASVIMEVQKEILSLPDDVSYLAGRIRGAAASLQGCLRATGSVDALPGLAAAADAAVAELSAAPLQQWLDCHLTGAAAMVSAERAAAAPSAPAADVVPDGAPESEVKFGRRAEDNLTTARSIKVDQEKIDRLMNLIGEMVVAKNALPYLATRAEALFGVRELSREIKAQYAVINRIAEEMQDAIMQVRMMPVSFVFQRFPRLVRDISNKLGKKVNLVLEGEDTEADKNIIESLGDPLVHIVRNSLDHGIESPEVRTAAGKVATGTLTIRATQESDRVIIEIRDDGKGIDPEVIKRKAYEKGILDEEQLERVTDQEAVNLVFAPGFSTADAVSDLSGRGVGMDVVRTAIEKVNGTVHLESEKGRGTRIRISLPLSMAVTNVMIVESSGQIFGVPMDAVVETVRVPAGSIKTIKKSMATVLRGRIVPLKGLNALLGVPAEQKRNEEGEVAVLVVNVGDEAVGIIVDDFHETVDIILKPMTGILSGLCAYAGSALLGDGSVLMVLNLKEVV from the coding sequence ATGAACCCGCTCCTCGAACAGTTCCTTTCCGAGTCGCGCGAGGCGCTGCAGGGGATCGGCGAGAAGCTCATGCAGCTGGAGAAGGATCCCGGCAGCACGCTCCTCATGACGGAGCTCTTCCGTATCGTGCACACCCTGAAGGGGAACAGCGGCCTCTTCGACTTCCCCGAGCTCACCCGGGTCCTCCATGCCGGTGAGGACCTGATGGACGCGGTGCGCGACGGGAAGGTCGACTTCTCGCTGCAGCTCGCCGACCTCCTCCTCGATGCCATGGACTTCGTGGGGATGCTGTGCGACGAAATCGAGAGGGAAGGAAGCTACGGCCCTGCATATGGCCCCGATTCCGCGCGCCTCTCCGAAATGCTGAGGCAGATGATCGGCGGGAGCGACGAGGGCGCCGCGGAGTGCTCCGCCGAGCAGGGGGCGGAAAAGGAAGGGGTAACCCTCCTGGACCTCCCGCAGGAGATGCGCGACGCCGCGCTCGGCGCTGCCGCATCCGGCGCCGCGCTGCACCTCATCACCTACACGCCTGTCGAGGAGTGCTTCTTCCAGGGGGACGACCCCTTCTACCAGGCGCGCCAGACCCCGGGGATCATCTTCGGGAAGATCGCCGCCAGGAAGGAATGGCCCCCGCTGGGGGAGCTCGACGCCTACAGCTGCCAGCTCGACTTCCACGTCCTCTCCAGCGCACCTCTCGAGGAGCTGCGGGAGTACTACCGCTACGTATCCGACCAGCTGCACATCACGCCGGTGCGCCTGCTTGAGGAGAGGGGAGCGGGGAGCGCGGAGGAGGGAGACGATCCCCTCCTGCAGCGGGAGCGGGACGCCGCCTCCGTCATCATGGAGGTCCAGAAGGAGATCCTCTCCCTCCCCGACGACGTCTCGTACCTCGCCGGGCGGATCAGGGGGGCGGCAGCCTCTCTCCAGGGGTGCCTGCGCGCCACCGGCTCTGTCGACGCCCTCCCCGGGCTTGCCGCAGCCGCGGATGCCGCCGTGGCAGAGCTTTCCGCCGCTCCGCTGCAGCAGTGGCTCGATTGCCACCTCACCGGCGCTGCGGCAATGGTTTCCGCGGAGAGGGCGGCGGCCGCTCCTTCGGCGCCCGCTGCCGATGTGGTGCCGGACGGAGCTCCGGAGTCGGAGGTGAAATTCGGCCGCCGCGCCGAGGACAACCTGACCACCGCCCGCAGCATCAAGGTCGACCAGGAGAAGATCGACCGCCTGATGAACCTCATAGGGGAGATGGTGGTGGCGAAAAATGCGCTGCCGTATCTCGCCACCCGAGCGGAGGCGCTCTTCGGGGTACGGGAGCTCTCCCGCGAGATCAAGGCGCAGTACGCGGTGATAAACCGCATCGCGGAGGAGATGCAGGACGCCATCATGCAGGTGCGCATGATGCCGGTCTCCTTCGTGTTCCAGCGCTTCCCCCGCCTGGTGCGCGACATCTCCAACAAGCTCGGGAAGAAGGTGAACCTGGTCCTCGAAGGGGAAGATACCGAGGCGGACAAGAACATCATCGAGTCCCTCGGCGACCCGCTGGTGCACATAGTACGAAACAGCCTCGACCACGGCATCGAATCCCCCGAGGTGCGGACAGCGGCGGGGAAAGTGGCGACCGGAACGCTCACCATCAGGGCGACCCAGGAGTCGGACCGCGTCATCATCGAGATACGCGACGACGGCAAGGGGATCGATCCGGAGGTCATCAAGCGGAAGGCGTACGAGAAGGGGATCCTCGACGAGGAGCAGCTGGAGCGGGTCACGGACCAGGAGGCGGTGAACCTCGTCTTCGCCCCCGGTTTCTCCACCGCGGACGCGGTCTCCGACCTCTCCGGCCGGGGCGTCGGGATGGATGTGGTGCGCACGGCGATAGAGAAGGTGAATGGCACCGTGCACCTGGAGAGCGAGAAGGGTAGAGGGACCCGCATCCGCATCTCCCTCCCCCTCTCCATGGCGGTCACCAACGTCATGATCGTGGAGTCGAGCGGCCAGATCTTCGGGGTGCCGATGGACGCGGTGGTGGAAACGGTGCGGGTACCCGCGGGATCCATCAAAACGATCAAGAAGAGCATGGCTACCGTGCTGCGCGGCCGCATCGTCCCCCTGAAGGGGCTGAACGCCCTCCTTGGCGTCCCGGCGGAGCAAAAGAGGAACGAGGAGGGGGAGGTCGCCGTCCTGGTGGTCAATGTCGGCGACGAGGCGGTGGGGATCATCGTGGACGACTTCCACGAGACGGTGGACATCATCCTGAAGCCGATGACGGGGATACTCTCCGGCCTCTGCGCCTATGCCGGGTCCGCTCTTCTCGGGGACGGATCGGTCCTTATGGTCCTCAATCTCAAGGAGGTGGTGTGA
- a CDS encoding methyl-accepting chemotaxis protein has protein sequence MALVKKQISTSSRTAGATESKSSAVASREAEAQRKKARTLAKQQQAAERIAAATGQLTAGINEAASAAEELKRSTDQIAKGAEEASGAAQESLAAFKQVSVAIARQLQNADIGQAKAETIQTLVGKTTSDINQMVTTVGVTAQRQAASVELVAELEQQAANIGDIIKAVVRIADQTNLLALNAAIEAARAGKHGKGFAVVADEVRTLAETSEKSAKQISDLVGQIQSEVKAIAEGIGNSAKTVEAEVENGKTITAQLEQIRVDLVEIVKGVSEIATGASQSSVAAEQALKGSEAIAAAAEEQSAAAEESAKTVEEQTAALAECESTAQNLSELAEDLKNSTDVAKDAEEVASSAEELSSAVSEINRSGAQIMAAIEQIRKGAEVQSAAAEESAAATSQIEKGVEIAQARATASNDKILAIKGLLETNKASVDALITGISSSAEASRDSIKQIKALELVSRRIDKIVDAITTVSIQTNMLAVNGSIEAARAGEFGKGFVVVATDIRNLAHDSAENADRIKDLVKAVQDQIGLVGRDLDEIVATTQNEVEKAKTSTGNLILIERDIAVVETGAQEILAASNEIAAAVIQVKQGVEQISAAAQEADKAATEAAAAKQQSQGAEELAAAIEEIASLADELQSA, from the coding sequence ATGGCACTCGTGAAGAAACAGATCAGCACCTCCTCCCGCACAGCTGGCGCCACCGAATCAAAGAGCTCTGCCGTGGCATCGCGTGAGGCGGAGGCGCAGCGCAAGAAGGCGCGCACCCTCGCGAAGCAGCAGCAGGCAGCCGAGCGCATCGCCGCCGCGACCGGGCAGCTGACGGCAGGGATCAACGAGGCGGCCAGTGCCGCAGAAGAGCTGAAGCGCTCCACTGACCAGATCGCCAAAGGTGCGGAAGAGGCCTCCGGCGCTGCACAGGAGTCCCTCGCCGCCTTCAAGCAGGTTTCCGTTGCCATCGCACGTCAGCTGCAAAACGCCGACATAGGCCAGGCGAAGGCCGAAACCATCCAGACCCTGGTCGGCAAGACGACTTCCGACATCAACCAGATGGTCACCACTGTCGGCGTCACCGCCCAGCGCCAGGCGGCCTCCGTGGAACTGGTGGCCGAGCTCGAGCAGCAGGCTGCAAACATCGGCGACATCATCAAGGCGGTGGTCCGCATCGCCGACCAGACGAACCTCCTCGCGCTGAACGCAGCGATCGAGGCGGCACGCGCCGGGAAGCACGGGAAGGGGTTTGCCGTGGTCGCCGACGAGGTGAGGACGCTTGCCGAGACCTCCGAGAAGAGCGCGAAGCAGATCTCCGATCTCGTAGGGCAGATCCAGTCGGAGGTGAAAGCGATCGCCGAGGGGATCGGCAACTCCGCGAAGACCGTCGAGGCGGAGGTGGAAAACGGCAAGACGATCACCGCCCAGCTGGAGCAGATCCGGGTCGACCTCGTGGAGATCGTGAAGGGCGTTTCGGAGATCGCCACCGGCGCCTCCCAGTCGAGCGTTGCGGCCGAGCAGGCGCTGAAGGGGTCCGAGGCGATCGCCGCGGCCGCCGAGGAGCAGTCCGCCGCCGCCGAGGAGTCGGCGAAGACGGTGGAGGAGCAGACCGCAGCACTCGCCGAGTGCGAGTCCACGGCCCAGAACCTCTCCGAGCTCGCCGAGGACCTGAAGAATTCCACCGATGTGGCAAAGGACGCCGAAGAAGTCGCTTCCTCCGCCGAGGAGCTCTCCAGCGCGGTCTCCGAGATCAACCGCTCCGGTGCGCAGATCATGGCAGCGATCGAGCAGATCAGGAAGGGGGCCGAGGTGCAGTCCGCCGCCGCCGAGGAATCCGCCGCAGCCACGAGCCAGATCGAGAAGGGGGTGGAAATCGCCCAGGCACGCGCCACCGCGAGCAACGACAAGATCCTCGCCATCAAGGGGCTGCTGGAGACGAACAAGGCGTCCGTCGACGCGCTCATCACCGGGATCTCTTCCTCCGCCGAGGCATCGCGCGACAGCATAAAACAGATCAAGGCGCTGGAGCTGGTCTCCCGCCGCATCGACAAGATCGTCGACGCCATCACCACCGTCTCCATCCAGACGAACATGCTCGCGGTAAACGGCTCCATCGAGGCGGCGCGCGCCGGTGAGTTCGGCAAGGGGTTCGTGGTGGTCGCCACCGACATCAGGAACCTCGCCCACGACTCCGCCGAGAACGCTGACCGCATCAAGGACCTCGTGAAAGCGGTGCAGGACCAGATCGGCCTCGTAGGCCGCGACCTGGACGAAATCGTCGCCACCACCCAGAACGAGGTGGAGAAGGCAAAGACCTCCACCGGCAACCTCATCCTCATCGAGCGTGACATAGCGGTCGTCGAGACCGGCGCGCAGGAGATACTGGCCGCCTCCAACGAGATCGCCGCAGCGGTCATCCAAGTGAAGCAGGGGGTGGAGCAGATCTCCGCCGCCGCCCAGGAGGCGGACAAGGCCGCCACGGAGGCCGCCGCCGCGAAGCAGCAGTCGCAGGGGGCGGAGGAGCTCGCCGCAGCCATCGAGGAAATCGCTTCCCTCGCCGACGAACTCCAGAGCGCCTAG
- a CDS encoding response regulator: MAKTIMIVDDSALMRTSVKANLELGGYKVEFAGDGVQALNLLKTGIKPDLIITDINMPNMGGLEFIKNLRTVAGFRFTPVLVLTTESQQQKKDEAKKHGATGWLVKPIAGPDLIKVIKQVLPGA; the protein is encoded by the coding sequence ATGGCAAAGACGATCATGATAGTCGACGATTCGGCGCTTATGCGCACCAGCGTGAAGGCAAACCTGGAGCTCGGGGGGTACAAGGTGGAGTTCGCCGGCGACGGCGTGCAGGCGCTGAACCTCCTGAAGACGGGGATAAAGCCCGATCTCATCATCACCGACATCAACATGCCGAATATGGGGGGGCTGGAGTTCATCAAGAACCTGAGGACCGTCGCGGGTTTCCGTTTCACCCCCGTCCTTGTCCTCACTACCGAGAGCCAGCAGCAGAAGAAGGACGAAGCGAAGAAGCACGGGGCGACCGGGTGGCTGGTGAAGCCGATCGCCGGACCCGACCTCATAAAGGTTATAAAGCAGGTTTTGCCGGGCGCCTAG
- a CDS encoding response regulator, with protein sequence MKRILIIDDAATVRMYYRSILEEGGYHVVEAVNGIEAMEKALQGSFDLYIVDINMPKQDGYGFLTDLRSREELHQTPALMVSTEAKPTDRKRAYVCGANLYLLKPVKPEELLVNTRILLGEVQR encoded by the coding sequence ATGAAAAGGATCCTGATCATAGATGACGCCGCCACGGTGCGGATGTATTACCGGTCGATCCTCGAGGAGGGCGGCTACCACGTGGTGGAGGCGGTGAACGGCATCGAGGCGATGGAGAAGGCGCTGCAGGGGAGCTTCGATCTGTACATCGTGGATATCAATATGCCGAAGCAGGACGGCTACGGCTTCCTGACAGACCTGCGCAGCCGCGAGGAGCTCCACCAGACCCCGGCGCTCATGGTCTCCACAGAGGCGAAGCCGACCGACAGGAAGCGCGCCTACGTCTGCGGCGCCAACCTGTACCTCCTGAAGCCGGTGAAGCCGGAGGAGCTCCTCGTCAACACGCGGATTCTTCTTGGGGAGGTGCAGCGATGA
- a CDS encoding HEAT repeat domain-containing protein: MALVKKGAAEGSQPEKRKRERECPDLAAQLCDSDPVARRWAAKDIVGCPDASATLVEQLWREEEHSVREVILTTLTRIGDEYAVSALVQCLRSEDAALRNEAIEAMKLLPLEVAPIMGRLLSDDDPDVRIFAVNILESLRHASVERWLIDVIERDLHVNVCATAVDLLGEVGTPASRGALESLKARFPEEPYIRFAADIALKRICPN, from the coding sequence ATGGCGCTGGTAAAAAAGGGTGCTGCAGAAGGAAGTCAGCCGGAGAAGCGGAAACGGGAGCGGGAGTGTCCCGACCTGGCGGCGCAGCTTTGCGACAGCGATCCGGTCGCCAGGCGCTGGGCCGCAAAGGACATCGTCGGCTGTCCCGACGCCTCCGCAACCCTCGTGGAGCAGCTCTGGCGGGAGGAGGAGCATTCGGTGCGGGAGGTCATCCTCACCACCCTTACCCGGATCGGCGACGAGTATGCGGTGTCGGCGCTCGTGCAGTGCCTGAGAAGCGAGGACGCTGCCCTGCGCAACGAGGCGATCGAGGCGATGAAGCTCCTCCCGCTGGAGGTCGCCCCCATCATGGGGAGGCTTCTCTCCGACGACGATCCGGATGTGCGCATCTTTGCCGTCAACATCCTAGAGTCGCTGCGCCACGCCTCTGTGGAGCGGTGGCTCATCGACGTCATCGAGCGCGACCTCCACGTGAACGTCTGCGCCACCGCTGTCGACCTCCTCGGAGAGGTCGGGACACCTGCCTCCCGGGGGGCACTGGAGAGTCTGAAGGCGCGTTTTCCCGAGGAGCCCTACATCCGTTTTGCGGCAGACATCGCCCTGAAGCGCATTTGTCCCAACTGA
- a CDS encoding CheR family methyltransferase: MAEITIGKEDFLKFREFFYRKTGILFDDSKRYFVDRRLIERIEATDSGSFRNYFMMLRFEVSGSEVQTLTNLMTVNETYFFREEYQFKCLVNSMLPELVKHKKDDAPIRIWSVPSSSGEEPYSIAMYLLEFWPGIHEWDVEIISSDIDTDILSLARRGCYSSRSVQHLPKSLLEKYFRKEKGEYLICDELKEAVEFTRVNLMNAADVRGYRDFDVIFCRNLLIYFDDLSRRQAADTFFDALRPGGFLCLGHSESMSRISSLYKARKFPETVVYQKSPEGR; this comes from the coding sequence ATGGCAGAGATAACTATAGGCAAGGAAGACTTCCTGAAGTTCCGGGAGTTCTTCTATCGCAAGACCGGCATCCTCTTCGACGACTCCAAGCGCTACTTCGTCGACAGGCGCCTCATCGAGCGGATAGAGGCGACGGACTCAGGTTCGTTCCGCAACTACTTCATGATGCTGCGCTTCGAGGTCTCCGGCAGCGAGGTCCAGACCCTCACCAACCTGATGACTGTGAACGAGACCTACTTCTTCCGCGAGGAGTACCAGTTCAAGTGCCTGGTGAACTCCATGCTGCCGGAGCTGGTGAAGCACAAGAAGGATGACGCCCCGATCCGGATCTGGTCCGTTCCCTCCTCCTCGGGGGAGGAGCCGTACTCCATTGCCATGTATCTCCTGGAGTTCTGGCCCGGGATCCACGAGTGGGACGTGGAGATCATCTCCTCGGACATAGACACGGACATCCTCTCTCTCGCGCGGCGCGGCTGCTACTCGAGCCGCTCCGTGCAGCACCTCCCGAAGAGCCTCCTGGAGAAGTATTTCAGGAAGGAAAAGGGGGAGTACCTGATCTGCGACGAGCTGAAGGAGGCGGTGGAGTTCACGCGGGTGAACCTCATGAATGCCGCGGACGTGCGCGGCTACCGCGACTTCGACGTCATCTTCTGCCGCAATCTCCTCATCTACTTCGACGACCTGTCGCGCCGCCAGGCGGCCGACACCTTCTTCGACGCCTTGCGCCCCGGCGGATTCCTCTGCCTCGGGCACTCCGAGTCGATGAGCCGCATCTCATCCCTGTACAAGGCACGGAAGTTTCCGGAAACGGTCGTGTACCAAAAATCCCCGGAGGGTCGATGA
- a CDS encoding methyl-accepting chemotaxis protein: MRKVAVQAACFDISSLLTKKCLLQGVLCVVAASAAVWFLDDLCCRLIDIPHRLEVALLALMVSACTAIILTLIFRRQLLLFDTFAQHSWASSSDSQARIREHLDQTVSDLPQYTELLGAQLREATAETETALLGVVERMVTVHQKACFQVDQIGSSSERSNELIQVTRDQIRKNNQVIRALNIFSETQSDQLKDNLSRIQRLSDEMEQMRPLVNDISDIADRTNMLALNAAIEAARAGNAGRGFAVVADEVRRLSTQTNRAANEIAHRITTVARQAQTETDNARKLITEEEESQKFKTMAGNLADIEERFKSAATHLETVIRSIDEANRTIVEEVSTVLGEIQFQDVMRQRVEHVNEGLDQLTALARETSLWLSGGGEVPAVRLSDCMDAFDEKYVMQAQRETHTAVLGGVKGASSAPVQKIELF, translated from the coding sequence GTGAGAAAAGTTGCCGTTCAGGCCGCCTGTTTTGACATATCGTCCCTTTTGACGAAAAAGTGCCTCCTCCAGGGTGTCCTTTGCGTGGTGGCTGCTTCGGCTGCGGTCTGGTTCCTGGACGACCTGTGCTGCCGGCTGATCGACATCCCCCATCGCCTGGAGGTGGCGCTTCTCGCCCTCATGGTGTCGGCGTGCACCGCCATCATCCTGACCCTTATCTTCCGCAGGCAGCTCCTCCTCTTCGATACCTTCGCGCAGCACTCCTGGGCCAGCAGCTCCGACAGCCAGGCGAGGATCCGGGAACACCTGGACCAGACGGTATCGGACCTGCCGCAGTATACCGAGCTCCTCGGGGCACAGCTGCGGGAGGCGACGGCGGAGACGGAGACGGCGCTCCTCGGGGTGGTGGAGAGGATGGTGACGGTGCACCAGAAGGCATGTTTCCAGGTCGACCAGATCGGCTCCTCCTCGGAAAGGAGCAACGAGCTCATCCAGGTGACGCGGGATCAGATCAGGAAGAACAACCAGGTTATCAGGGCCCTCAATATCTTCTCCGAAACGCAGTCCGACCAGCTGAAGGACAACCTGAGCCGGATCCAGAGGCTCTCCGACGAGATGGAGCAGATGCGTCCCCTGGTAAACGACATCTCCGACATCGCCGACCGTACCAACATGCTCGCCCTCAACGCCGCGATAGAGGCGGCCCGCGCCGGGAACGCCGGGCGGGGATTCGCGGTCGTCGCCGACGAGGTGCGCCGGCTCTCGACGCAGACGAACAGGGCGGCAAACGAGATCGCCCACAGGATAACCACCGTGGCAAGGCAGGCGCAGACGGAAACCGACAATGCGCGAAAGCTCATCACTGAGGAGGAGGAATCGCAGAAGTTCAAGACGATGGCGGGGAACCTGGCGGATATCGAGGAGCGCTTCAAGAGCGCGGCCACCCACCTGGAGACCGTGATCCGCAGCATCGACGAGGCGAACCGGACGATCGTGGAGGAGGTATCCACCGTCTTGGGGGAGATCCAGTTCCAGGATGTAATGCGGCAACGGGTGGAGCATGTGAACGAGGGGCTCGATCAGCTGACCGCTCTGGCACGGGAGACGAGCCTCTGGCTCAGCGGTGGGGGAGAGGTGCCGGCAGTCCGCCTGAGCGATTGCATGGATGCCTTTGACGAGAAGTACGTCATGCAGGCGCAGCGGGAGACTCACACAGCGGTGCTGGGGGGAGTAAAGGGTGCGTCCTCGGCGCCGGTGCAGAAGATAGAGCTTTTCTGA
- a CDS encoding chemotaxis protein CheW: protein MTTDNLEAQQGVLGDEGLEAEESDTRQFVTFIAGDEVFAVDMAPVQEIIRVPEVVKVPLAPHTLEGLANLRGKVLPIISLRRVFGFDECAYNDSTRAVVIDMGQPLGFVVDRVASVVGVEPSKIEGVDSIRSTVNTELLSGLIKDVGGHAMIMVLDFTKLIAQEFADIAAAARNSGISSGRSETSEADDEDNSDELQLVSFEVAQQEYAMPIEDVQEIVQIPEEIIHVPHSAPHVMGIMTLRNRLLPLVNLRRMFDLPARDDDDRSRVVVVALGSDSVGIVMDSVNEVLRVAKSDVDPMPGLLAQDGDLADISEICRLEKGKRLVSIISAGNLFKHSGVKEALSTVGKMEQKESGETDVDLEEENTDDEQVVVFRLDKEEFGVPIDSVQEIVRVPEELTRVPKAPSFVEGVINLRGAVLPVVDLRRRLGMPSVERSDRQRVMVFLIEGLRTGFIVDSVAEVLMIHKAAIEPAPQLSNEQAKLLARMANLEKQKRMIQLLEPSNLIEVKDRAGLARLAA from the coding sequence ATGACGACAGATAATCTGGAAGCACAACAGGGGGTCCTCGGCGACGAGGGTCTCGAAGCCGAGGAGAGCGACACCCGCCAGTTCGTAACCTTCATCGCGGGTGACGAGGTCTTCGCGGTCGACATGGCTCCGGTGCAGGAAATCATCAGGGTGCCTGAGGTGGTGAAGGTCCCCCTGGCGCCGCACACCCTGGAGGGGCTCGCCAACCTGCGCGGCAAGGTCCTCCCCATCATCTCGCTCCGACGCGTCTTCGGCTTCGACGAATGCGCGTACAACGACTCCACCCGCGCCGTGGTGATCGACATGGGGCAGCCGCTCGGGTTCGTGGTGGACAGGGTGGCAAGCGTGGTCGGCGTGGAGCCCTCGAAGATCGAAGGGGTCGACTCCATCCGCAGCACGGTGAACACCGAGCTCCTCTCCGGCCTCATCAAGGATGTCGGCGGGCACGCCATGATCATGGTCCTCGACTTCACGAAGCTGATCGCCCAGGAGTTTGCCGACATCGCGGCCGCCGCCAGAAACTCCGGGATCTCTTCCGGACGTTCCGAGACGAGCGAGGCGGACGACGAGGACAACAGCGACGAGCTGCAGCTGGTGAGCTTCGAGGTGGCGCAGCAGGAGTACGCCATGCCGATCGAGGACGTGCAGGAGATCGTGCAGATCCCCGAGGAGATCATTCACGTCCCCCACTCGGCGCCGCACGTCATGGGGATCATGACGCTGAGAAACCGGCTCCTGCCGCTGGTGAACCTGCGCCGCATGTTCGACCTGCCGGCGAGGGACGACGACGACCGCAGCCGGGTCGTGGTGGTCGCACTCGGATCGGACTCCGTCGGAATCGTCATGGACAGCGTGAACGAAGTCCTCAGGGTGGCGAAATCGGATGTCGATCCGATGCCGGGGCTCTTGGCGCAGGACGGGGATCTCGCCGACATCTCCGAGATCTGCAGGCTGGAGAAGGGGAAGCGTCTCGTCTCCATCATCTCCGCCGGCAATCTCTTCAAACATTCCGGCGTGAAGGAGGCGCTTTCCACCGTGGGGAAAATGGAGCAGAAAGAGAGCGGTGAAACGGATGTCGATCTGGAGGAGGAGAACACCGACGACGAGCAGGTGGTGGTGTTCCGGCTCGACAAGGAAGAGTTCGGGGTGCCGATCGACAGCGTGCAGGAGATCGTGCGGGTTCCGGAGGAACTGACCCGCGTGCCGAAGGCGCCTTCCTTCGTGGAGGGGGTGATCAATCTCCGCGGCGCAGTCCTTCCGGTCGTCGACCTGAGAAGGCGGCTGGGGATGCCCTCGGTGGAGCGCTCCGACCGGCAGCGCGTCATGGTCTTCCTCATCGAGGGGCTGCGGACCGGTTTTATCGTCGACTCCGTCGCCGAGGTCCTGATGATCCACAAGGCCGCGATCGAGCCCGCGCCGCAGCTCTCCAACGAGCAGGCAAAGCTCCTGGCGCGCATGGCGAACCTGGAGAAGCAAAAGAGGATGATCCAGCTTTTAGAGCCCTCCAACCTCATCGAGGTGAAGGACCGGGCAGGGCTCGCCAGGCTGGCAGCGTAG
- the cheB gene encoding chemotaxis-specific protein-glutamate methyltransferase CheB: MIKLLIVDDSALMRRHLNGLFQAEGDFIIEQAHNGKEAVEANRNFQPDVVTLDINMPEMDGITALSLLMAERAVPVVMVSSLTEKGALATFEAMHLGAVDYVTKPGGTISLNINEIGVELVAKVRAAAKAKLKGNKVKGLAQRLREEREKPVQRAPSPRRAPVRDGIVLVGVSTGGPRTLEDILPHLPHDFPWPILVAQHMPPAFTRPFADRMNSMCNLTVVEAAQPMPVEPGHVYIGKGGADMVLGQRNGKLAVLAKPENKSYLWHPSVELLGRTALEQCDPSHIVAVMLTGMGHDGADAFAEIKKRGGRTIAEAESSAVVFGMPAELIKRGGAGVVLTSDRIASQLTSWAGC; the protein is encoded by the coding sequence ATGATCAAGCTACTCATCGTGGACGATTCGGCGCTGATGCGGCGCCATCTGAACGGCCTCTTCCAGGCGGAAGGGGACTTCATCATAGAGCAGGCTCACAACGGCAAGGAGGCGGTGGAGGCAAACCGCAACTTCCAGCCGGACGTGGTGACCCTCGACATCAACATGCCGGAGATGGACGGCATCACCGCCCTATCCCTCCTCATGGCGGAGCGGGCGGTGCCGGTGGTCATGGTCTCCTCCCTCACCGAAAAGGGGGCGCTCGCCACCTTCGAGGCGATGCACCTCGGCGCGGTGGACTACGTCACGAAGCCGGGGGGGACGATCTCCCTTAACATCAACGAGATCGGCGTAGAGCTCGTCGCCAAGGTCCGCGCCGCGGCGAAGGCGAAGCTCAAGGGGAACAAGGTGAAGGGGCTCGCGCAGCGGCTGCGCGAGGAACGGGAAAAGCCGGTGCAGAGGGCACCGTCCCCGCGCCGCGCACCGGTGCGCGACGGCATCGTCCTCGTCGGTGTCTCCACCGGCGGCCCCCGCACGCTGGAGGACATCCTCCCCCATCTGCCGCACGACTTCCCCTGGCCGATCCTGGTGGCGCAGCACATGCCCCCGGCCTTCACCCGCCCCTTCGCGGACCGCATGAACAGCATGTGCAACCTCACAGTCGTGGAGGCGGCCCAGCCGATGCCGGTGGAGCCGGGGCATGTGTATATCGGCAAGGGTGGCGCGGACATGGTGCTGGGGCAGCGTAACGGCAAGCTGGCGGTGCTGGCGAAGCCGGAGAACAAGAGCTACTTGTGGCATCCCTCCGTGGAGCTCCTCGGGCGCACGGCGCTGGAGCAGTGCGACCCCTCCCACATCGTCGCCGTCATGCTGACCGGGATGGGGCACGACGGGGCGGACGCCTTCGCGGAGATAAAGAAGCGCGGCGGGCGCACCATCGCGGAGGCGGAATCGTCCGCCGTCGTCTTCGGGATGCCCGCGGAACTTATAAAGCGGGGTGGGGCCGGAGTGGTCCTCACCTCGGACAGGATCGCCTCCCAGCTCACGAGCTGGGCGGGATGCTAG